The bacterium genome has a segment encoding these proteins:
- a CDS encoding ABC transporter substrate-binding protein, with product MRRPRLFPCILAAAALAAAPAFLGCARGGRESRTPRRGGRLVVALAAPIDALNPLVARSAEAQVAADRLLPRLARPRLPDDGGAPGLEPGLAAAWEVADGGRAVSVALRPGRWSDGTPIVCADLQFTLRAQMSPEIGWRGAGFRQRIERIDCPAPDRAVVRFKAFDPDALLDAFEGNVLPRALDRWSFHSWRTADWVARLVTAGPFRVGPERAGAALSLERDAAWGGASGRPYIDRIDFRVVPDPTARMNELLAGNVDVADGLTPWNAARLAADPDVRIERRRGWSYAYLGWNTIDPAAYAEARAAREADCAKRGERDCPDDPQAIAELARRRPHPLFGDPRARRALTLAIDRAALVRELFRGDAEVPASPILAPLPEHDPSLAPWPYDPLEARRLLAAAGFAPGAGGWLVAPDGRPFSFELVYAAAPGARAA from the coding sequence ATGCGTAGGCCGCGCCTCTTCCCCTGCATCCTCGCCGCCGCGGCGCTCGCGGCCGCGCCGGCGTTCCTCGGCTGCGCGCGCGGCGGACGGGAGTCGCGGACGCCGCGGCGCGGCGGCCGGCTCGTCGTCGCCCTCGCCGCGCCGATCGACGCGCTCAACCCGCTCGTCGCGCGGAGCGCCGAAGCGCAGGTCGCGGCCGACCGGCTCCTTCCCCGCCTCGCGCGGCCGCGCCTTCCGGACGACGGCGGCGCGCCGGGGCTCGAGCCGGGCCTCGCCGCGGCGTGGGAGGTCGCCGACGGCGGCCGCGCGGTCTCGGTCGCGCTGCGCCCGGGGCGCTGGAGCGACGGAACGCCGATCGTCTGCGCGGACCTGCAGTTCACGCTGCGCGCCCAGATGTCGCCCGAGATCGGCTGGCGCGGCGCCGGCTTCCGCCAGCGGATCGAGCGGATCGACTGCCCCGCCCCCGACCGCGCGGTCGTCCGCTTCAAGGCGTTCGATCCCGACGCGCTGCTCGACGCCTTCGAGGGGAACGTCCTCCCGCGCGCGCTCGACCGCTGGTCGTTTCATTCGTGGCGCACGGCCGACTGGGTGGCGCGCCTCGTCACCGCCGGCCCGTTCCGCGTCGGTCCCGAGCGCGCGGGCGCCGCTCTTTCGCTGGAGCGCGACGCGGCCTGGGGAGGCGCCTCCGGCCGCCCCTACATCGACCGGATCGACTTCCGCGTCGTCCCCGATCCGACCGCGCGCATGAACGAGCTGCTCGCGGGGAACGTCGACGTGGCGGACGGCCTGACGCCGTGGAACGCGGCGCGCCTCGCCGCCGATCCGGACGTGCGGATCGAGCGCCGACGCGGCTGGAGCTACGCCTACCTCGGCTGGAACACGATCGATCCCGCCGCCTACGCCGAGGCGCGCGCGGCGCGCGAAGCCGACTGCGCGAAGCGCGGCGAGCGCGACTGTCCCGACGACCCGCAGGCGATCGCCGAACTGGCGCGACGCCGCCCGCACCCGCTCTTCGGCGATCCGCGGGCGCGGCGCGCGCTGACGCTGGCGATCGACCGCGCGGCGCTCGTGCGGGAGCTGTTCCGCGGCGACGCGGAGGTTCCGGCGAGCCCGATCCTCGCCCCGCTCCCCGAGCACGATCCGTCGCTGGCGCCGTGGCCCTACGATCCGCTCGAGGCGCGGCGGCTGCTCGCGGCGGCCGGCTTCGCGCCGGGCGCCGGCGGCTGGCTCGTCGCGCCGGACGGGCGGCCCTTCTCGTTCGAGCTGGTCTACGCCGCGGCGCCCGGCGCCCGCGCCGC